One genomic window of Verrucomicrobiales bacterium includes the following:
- a CDS encoding aspartate aminotransferase family protein codes for MSTLPFEQIQGRHLMQCWSAQQGYSPIPVCETRGCWIHTTDGRRIFDLRSAHECINLGFNHPQVLQAMRDQMEKVIYVTDDFATEPTARLVERLAQLVPGAPGKRVFLSQSGAAAVEAAIKGARQYQYNTVLKAGSPGVDAPMQYPFPYKIISRYRSWHGSSATAASVSGDPRRWFQEPFTVPGVVFAPDAQEYRSPFGSGPEAVQANLNYLDYLIEQEGGSNKVAAMILEPVVGSNGILPPPPGYLEGVRRICDRWNMLLIVDETMTGMGRTGKMFAVEHYGIEPDILVMGKALGVYCPLAATVFSEKVSRSFDHNLFGHGQSFSGHALGCAAALASLEVLIEGGLLAQVQKNGAYLGDELRKLAARHPCVGDVRGLGLFWTLELVKDRESREPLRRTTEKYTRTIVSELADFLLRERHVYVPADKFGIWVVPPLIVSRSEIDFLVEAIDAALTMADGWSDRTEPS; via the coding sequence ATGAGTACATTACCGTTCGAACAAATCCAGGGCCGCCACTTGATGCAATGTTGGTCGGCTCAACAGGGTTACTCGCCCATCCCCGTCTGCGAAACCCGAGGATGCTGGATTCATACCACGGACGGTCGTCGCATTTTTGATCTCCGGAGCGCCCACGAATGCATCAATCTAGGATTCAACCATCCCCAGGTGCTCCAGGCGATGCGCGATCAGATGGAAAAGGTGATCTACGTCACCGACGATTTCGCCACCGAGCCCACCGCGCGCTTGGTGGAGCGCTTGGCTCAGTTGGTGCCAGGGGCTCCTGGCAAACGAGTCTTTCTCTCGCAAAGTGGCGCGGCAGCGGTCGAGGCGGCGATTAAAGGCGCCCGACAATACCAATACAACACCGTCCTCAAGGCTGGGTCGCCGGGCGTCGATGCCCCGATGCAATATCCGTTTCCCTACAAGATCATCTCGCGTTATCGCTCCTGGCATGGATCGAGTGCCACGGCGGCTTCGGTGAGCGGCGACCCTCGCCGTTGGTTTCAGGAGCCGTTCACCGTCCCCGGGGTCGTCTTCGCTCCGGATGCTCAAGAATATCGGTCGCCTTTCGGCTCTGGACCAGAAGCGGTTCAGGCCAACCTCAACTACCTGGATTACCTCATTGAGCAGGAAGGAGGCAGCAACAAAGTGGCGGCCATGATCCTGGAGCCGGTGGTGGGGAGCAACGGCATTCTCCCCCCACCTCCCGGCTATCTGGAAGGAGTGCGACGCATCTGCGATCGGTGGAACATGCTGCTGATTGTCGATGAAACCATGACCGGCATGGGCCGCACCGGGAAGATGTTTGCCGTCGAGCACTATGGCATCGAGCCTGACATCTTGGTGATGGGCAAGGCGCTCGGCGTGTATTGCCCACTCGCCGCGACGGTGTTCTCGGAGAAGGTCTCCCGTTCCTTTGATCACAACCTATTCGGACATGGTCAGAGCTTCTCCGGGCATGCCTTGGGCTGCGCGGCGGCCTTGGCCAGCCTCGAGGTTTTGATCGAAGGAGGGTTGCTGGCACAGGTTCAGAAAAACGGTGCCTATTTGGGGGACGAACTCCGGAAGCTGGCAGCGCGCCATCCCTGTGTGGGTGACGTGCGTGGGCTGGGGCTCTTCTGGACGCTCGAATTGGTGAAGGATCGAGAGAGCCGAGAACCGCTCCGACGCACGACGGAGAAATACACCCGCACGATCGTGAGTGAGCTCGCTGACTTTCTCCTGCGCGAACGACACGTGTACGTGCCGGCTGATAAGTTCGGCATCTGGGTCGTCCCGCCGCTCATCGTCAGCCGATCGGAGATCGACTTTCTCGTGGAGGCGATCGATGCAGCGCTCACGATGGCAGATGGTTGGAGCGACCGGACTGAACCCTCCTGA